The genome window AAGAGACTAGGGTTTGTTAATGGAGATGTTATGGGGTTCTCCTATGAGCTCACCCAAACGATCTCTCTAATACTGGTTGCAACACTGATCTCGACTAGAAGCTTAGCAAGGTGAAGTTATGCTCTATACCTTGTTTGACCTATTGCTAGTTCTCTTTCTTGCTCACCTCATGGACTTCATCTACCCATACCATACTGGACCCCTCTTTCTTATACATCCAGTTCACACGTCTTATGTGATGGCTGTGAAGCTGGGGAAGCCATTCTCTTCAAAGGCTAAAGGAGCTATAGTGTGGATTCTAGTCATCTCTGCACATATACTTGCCTACTTCTTCCTCATTTACTTCTCTTCTCTTATTCACAAAGCCCTCTTAATAGTGATCTCGGCCTATATTTTGAAGACCTCTTTCTCCCTTAGACTACTTTTCGACATAGTTGGGAAGACCTCTGTCTGTTTAAAAAATGGGGATTTGGAATGTGCCAGGTTCTGGGTACAGCAGATAGTTAGGAGAGATGTTAAAAAGCTCCAGGAACAACATTTAGCTTCTGCGGCTATAGAGTCCTTAGCTGAGAGTCTAGTTGATGGTTACATCTCACCTCTCTTCCTCTTCATTTTTCTTGGTCCCCTAGGAGCCCTATTCCAGAGAGTTGCAAACACTCTCGATAGTGCACTAGGATATAAGGACCCCCCATTCAGAGATGTTGGATGGTTTTCAGCGAGAGCAGACACGGCAGTAAATTATGTTCCAGCAAGACTTGCGAGCCTCTTCATAGCTCTCGCGTCTCCGGCTGCTGGAGGAAGTATTGGGGTTGCTTTCAAGACAATTAAGAAAGAGCACGGTAGAACTGAGAGTTTCAACGCAGGATACCCTATGTCCGCCATGGCTGGAGCTCTTGGCGTGAGGCTGGAGAAGATCGGGTGCTATACTATAAACAACAGTGCCAGATGGCCTGGATGGCAGGACATAGTGAGAGCCCTTAAAGTTGCTAAGCTCGCTGTGTTCTTATGGTTAGCTGTGTCTCTGGGAGCTATACTCGTAATCAAGAGCATTTAGTTCAAGCTACTAGAGCACCGCTGTTCATAAATAGAGGACTTCTTTGGGCTCGACAGCCACCCATGAGTCCGCGCGGATACCTAGATTCGCGTGGGAAGGTAGAAGTTCCTGATATGAAAGAACATAAAAATGAATATCCAAGACAAGCAGTTTACGAGGCTGGCATCTTTCCTCATAATATCAAACTCTAGTAATTTAAAAGCCTCCCAAAGTGATGGTAGATTCACAACACTCTCCAATGTTTTCTCTTTATGTAGAAAGAGCAGTGATTAACAGGTCGGGCAAATTTTTATGACTTAGTAAGTTTTATTTTTAAAAGGATGACGCTTATTAAAAATAAATTTTCTATTGATCTCCAATCCAGCCTTCTCTTGTTTTCTTTAACAGTTTCTCCTTTCTTTCCACTTTATTCTATCATATTTACAAAGAGCAGATCAGGAATAATCAAAACAGGATAAATCATGCTGAAGATTTCCAATTAAGATTGACATCCTCATAGTTCCGAAGAGCTAGGATGCAACTTTCAGAAAAAAATTAACGGAACTTCTTGATAGTTATTTTGTAAAGTGAAGCTATACAGCAGCAAGACATTGTGAGCGCTCTTGAGGGCTAGGAAAGCGCCGGGGGCGGGATTTGAACCCGCGCGCCCCCAACGGGACAGTAGGTCTCTCTCCTTCTGCCGGAAACCTCCATTGCCCTGGTCTCGAGCCTACCGCCTTAGACCGCTCGGCCACCCCGGCTCATAATTATTTTAAAATAAAACGGCAATTTATTCTTATTGAGAATGAGAACTTAGCTCCTTCAGTCCTCTAAAGACGGTTGTTCCATTTTCGTTGCTGAGCTCCACCAGCATCCCAGTTGAAAGGCTCTGAGGATCTCCTTCATATCTACCAAGAATTTTCATTCCGTTGAATTCCGCAATTCCTATGTAAATTGGGGGCGTAAAACCTTTAGGCGGAACAAGAATTATTGTATATGTTAAAATTTTTCCCACAGCCCTCTCCACTGTGACCTCTCTGAACTTGGTGCTTCCGCAGAAGCATCTGAACTTAGGGGGAAAGAATTTCCTTCCGCATTTCTCGCATTCATAGTACCTGAACATTCTACCACCCTCTCTCATATAGAACTGTGAAGGCATTGTTTCCAAATCCGCCCATGCTCATTGAAATCGCATAGTTGAAATCCCTCTTCACCTGCCTCTGACCTGCCTCCCCTCTCATTTGCAGAGCAATTTCATATGCTTGAGCAACTCCTGTTGCTCCTATAGGATGCCCCTTAGCCTTGAGGCCACCACTAGTGTTTACGGGAAGCTCGCCGTCATACCTTGTTTCATATTCCATAGAGGCCTTCCATGATTCCCCCCTTGGATAGAAGCCCATGCTCTCCAGCTCAACAAGCTCAAGAATTGTTGCCATGTCATGTAGCTCTATGAGTCCTATTTGCTCTCTAGTTACTCCGGAGAATCTCAGTGCTTTTTCCAATGAATTCTTCACTGCATTTAGAATCAACAGATCCTCTCTCTCATGAACCACATGGGTATCGGTAGCACCAGCTACGCTTTTTATTATTATAGGCTTGCTTGTGATGGTTGTTGCTGTATCCTTTCTCACCAGCAGAATGGCTGCAGCTCCATCGCTTATTGGCGTGTAGTCCATGACCTTGAGAGGATCATTGACAATCTTGGAGTTCATGTATTCTTCAATTGTTATTGCTTTCTGGAAGTGAGCCTTTGGATTCATGCTTCCGTGGAGATGATTCTTCACAGCTACATAGCCAAGTGCTTCCCGGGGAACAGAGAACTTTTCCATATATAGCCTAGCAAGCATGGCAGCATAGCTAGGAAGGGTTACACCGTGCCTCCTCTCATAATCATGTACTAGCCCTGATATTATAGCTGCATTTTCCTCAGTCGATATATGGGTCATCTTCTCTCCTCCGACAACGAGCACTGCCTCTGCTTGACCCGATGCTATGAGGAGCCAGCCATTGTAGAGAGCAGCACCGCCGCTTCCGCTTGTGTTCTCCACTCTGAATACTGTTGCATTTTCAAGCCCGAGAAGGCCTGCTAAGATGTTCGCCGGCCCCATTATATTCTCATATCTTCCTGGGCTCATGGCAGAGGCAATGAGGGCATCTATTTTTTCTACGTTTGTTCTGTGAAATACCTCTTCAATAGCCTCCATGTAAAGATCTATGAGGCCCTTTCCCTCCCTCTTGCCGAACTTCGTCATCCCATAGGAAACAACTGCTACTTCCTCTAGATCCCTCGGCATGCTGCTTAACCTCTGGGATTTCTATGCCCAGAACGTATTTAATTTTTTCGTCTTTTGAATATAATCAATTCGATTTATGACTATTTTCCAAGCTTCTTGAAAGAACTGTTTCTCTAGGCTTTCGACTAGCGAGAATAGGAACTGGTGCCGCGGCCGGGATTTGAACCCGGGTCACGGGCTCGAGAGGCCCGCATACTTGGCCGGGCTATACTACCGCGGCACAGGAGACTAATTCCATAAGAAAATATTGGGCTTTATATTGATTTCCTCAATCTGTGATTTCTATCCGCATTGACTTCAAGCTCAATACTAGCATTTCCAGAGAGAAGATGATCTGTGAATTTTAAAATAGGATTTTGGTGGACCGGCCGGGACTTGAACCCGGGACCTCTCGGGTGCAAACCGAGTGCTCTTCCAGCTGAGCTACCGGCCCTCAATGTTAAAAATAGAAAAAGGAGTTTTTAATCTTTAACAGCTTTTCCAATCATTTCTTACTAAAAGATCCAAGCAGCTTGAGAAGCTTTATTAGCTTTGTGAGCCCTATTTGCACTTCTGGATCTTTCAGAGCTTTCAATAGTCCCCCTATGCCAGTTTTCTCCCTCTCCTCTGAGAGAATTATCTCCCCGCTTCTTTCAAGCAACTCAGCATAGTTATCCAGCCTATCAGCCAGTCTCAAGATCTCTGGATTCATCAAGTACTTCAGTAGGCTCTCTAGAACTTCACTGCTTGATATGACTTTGAGAAGATCGATAAGGCCGCTCTCGTTCATTGCTATGAGCAATTCGGTCAAATTTGCTACAGCTTCCTCCATCCTCGGATCCTCCAGATAATTCAGAATCCTCTCATTTGCCTGAGCTTTTTCATTTGCCTCTACCATCCTCTCTCACCCAATACGCTAGGCTCAGTAGCCTCGAAATACGCATTGAATATTGGCTCAAACTTTCTTGGATGCATGAGCGATGGGAAGTACATAGAAACGAAAAGATCCTCCATTAGTCTCTTCAGCTTGGAGAACCTCTGCCCCACTGGCTTATTCTCGTAGTCACTAATCACGAATATTGCCTCATTGTCTGTTATCATGGGACAGTTCGTTCTTCCAGTGTACACGGCATTCTCTCCTCTAATTCTCCTCCATACAGTGAAGGCACCAAGATGGGCGGCAACACCTGTCTTCGATGTTGGAGCGTTGGTGCAGTCTCCAATAGCATAGGCATCATCATAGGAGGAAATGCTTAGCTTGTTCTTGTCGACCTTTATGAATCCATCTTCGTCTCTGGCATCCGCTGGGTTGATCTCTATTTTGGGCCCCTTGTGAAATGGTATCACAGCCAGAGCATCGTATGCTACTTCCTCTCCATTCATTCCTACCACTACTTTTCTCTCCACATCAATGCTATCTATCAAAAACGATGTCCTGACTGATATGTTTCCGAACTCCTCCATTTTTTTCTCAATTGTTCTGGCAAGCTCAGCTTCTGTATATGCATGCGGTGATGGATATAGGAGCTCTACGCTTACATCCCTTTTCTCTTTCTTGAAGAAAGATGCTGAGAGAAATGTCCCCTTGTGGGGAGCGGGAGGGCACTTTATAATGAGATCCGGAACTCCTATCACGAATTTTCCCTTCTTCAAGCCCCTGATTGTTTCCCATAGCCTCACTGCTGATTGAGGAGTTGAGTAGTAGTCTCCAAACCTATTGAGGCTCTCCCTCATGCCAGGAAGGGAGTCATAGTCAAGGCTTGCTCCCGCAGCTACAACTACAACATCATAATCAAGCTTTCTATTTTTCTCAGTGATAGCAAACCTATTTTCCAGATCTAGCTTTGTAACCTTTTCCAGTATTAGCTCCACATTCTGATGCAGAAGAGAATTCACGCTTCTGGAATACTTCTCCGGCGGTTCTCCTCTGAATGCTATGAAGAGATTCGCTGGTTGGAAGAAATGAACTGGAGAGTCAGTAACGAGTGTTACTTTCTTTCCCTCTTCGGCAAGCAAATTTGCCGCTATTATTCCTCCTGATCCTCCTCCTATTATCAGCACTCTATTCTCTGCCATTGTTCTCACTTGGCTCAATTTTAGCTATTTCTTCGCTGTAACTTCTATGACAGCCCTAATAACTCCTGAACTATCCTGTTTCAGCTCAACAAGCTTATTTCCGGTGCTCTCAGTCCATGATTTCACATCTGCAACAAATCCCTGATCTGTTGCAAGAACTTCAATTATGTCTCCATTCTTTGCTTCTCTGTAGGCTCTTGTTAGCTTTGCTATAGGTCCGGGACATGCCATGCCTCTAGCATCCACTAGTTTTTTTTCTCCCATCTTTTCAGCACCTCATTTTCAAATGCCTTTAGAAAGACTCAAGAGATTAAATATATATCACAGTGTCTCCCGCTGTTTTTGTCAAAAAGAAGGTTGCTCCCACTACATCATCAACGATGGGATCCCAGTCCTCCTTCTTTACGCCGAGAGCCTCTGCTGTCATTGAGCATCCATATACCTTCACATCCCCCATCTCCTTTGCCATCTTCAGCATATCATACCAGCTTGGAGCATTCATCTTCTGCATTCCCTCGAACATCTTCTTAGCGAAGTCGCTGAACTCCGCAGACGGTCTGGGCTCTGGCTTGTTCTTTGTGAAATAGGGAACTGCGAAGCCCGTGACGAAGATCTTGACTGGAATTCCGAGGCTGGCTGCTGTCTGGGTTAGAACTCCAAGAGAAATGAAGTTCTCCGCCTGTCCTCTTGCTATTATTATTGAAAGACCTGCCATATCTAGCACCGCAAATTCATATGCTCTTTGCCATATAAAAAGAATGTATATATTTATCATGTCTAATTTATGTCTTTAAATATTCAAAAAAATTACCTACTCTTGAAGGCTGAGGACGATCTCTACCTTGTTCGCTCCAGATAGAAAGATGCTTGGCTCGTCAAGCTTCAAGCCATACTTTTTCTCCAGATATGTCTTCATAGAGCTGGAAAGGCTCCTTGTGAGACAATCAGCTTTCTTCACATTCAATTTCGGATGAGAGATAAAGCTTACATAGAGAGAGAATGGTTTTCCATTTAGGTACAGAGTTTTTATAGATGTGAGCTTGAAGAGGGAGCTTTCCTCTAGCTTATGCATAATTCGATCCAGGCTTTTTTCAAGAGAAAATGAGTTTTTGACAAGCTGTTCCAGCTCCTCGCAAGAGTCCGAATCCCTTAATATCTTGAATAAAACTGCTCCTCCAAAATCGGTTGAATAGAACAAGGCTTTTGTCAGTTCACTGGGATTTTTGACTATTTGAATTGTCTGGAGACCCTGGCAACATGCTGAAAGGAGAGAGCTTGCTTCTGGGAGTGACTTGCCGAGATTCTTCCATTGAAGAGCTATGAGTCCTATGTGCTTTCCATCTTCCTTCGGAAAAATCCACGTAGCTGCAATTTCTGCCCCTTTTTTCTGCAGATTGATTACTGCCTGTGCTATCTCGAGCACTGAGGATTCAATGAAAAGAAGGAGAAGATCTCTCTTCCCTGAAAAGAGTCTCAGGTTTTCGTTCCTGAGGGAAGGAAGAAGGGCAACCAAGCCATCTAAAGATTTGGAAGACTCATATGATATTTCCGGCATGCTCTCCTGCTCAGCACTTATCTCCACAATCTTTCTGTCAAATTTTTCTCCCAATGCTATCTATCTCCCTCAAATGAATAATCCGGCAACAATTTAATAAAATTATTAAAATGAAAAGTTAAAAGGAATCCTTGAAGTGTTTAATATGGTTAAGCTTATACCAGATTTGGATGATATAACTCCTGAATCCTTTCTCTCATCTCTGTTTTCAATTTTCGAATACAAGAGAAAGGCTGGGATCACGCCATATCTCGACAATCCAAGCGACCTTAGAGAGAGAGCAACGCTGTATGCTACAAGCTTCAAAAACGGTTCCTACGGATGGGCATCGAATATCTGGTCAAGGTCTGCCGCAAACACGGTAATAATTAATGATGCTAAGGAGATGAAGAGAGAGCACAAAATCCTGCTGCAGAGAGTGCTGGAGCACGTTCTTGCGCAGGGTCCGCTGATTAAAGTGGATGGAGCTTATGGATCTCCTGGAAGCAAGGTCAGAATGAACGTTAGAGTCTTTGTCGATCCCCAGTTTCCCGATCTAGCCTACCGCTGGAGACAGCTTGTATTTGAGCCTGACAGAGACAGGGATCCAGATGCTACATTGATTGTAATACCACACTATTTGGGTAACCCCATAATACCTGGAACTGACAGGTTGATGGCCGTAATCAGATTTCCAAACCACAATTTCACAGTAATAACTCTATCATCATACCAAGGAGAGATAAAAAAGGGTGCTCTGTGCCACTGGATTTATTATGCATATAAGGCGGGATGCACGGGAGAGCATGCTGCCCTCAGGGAATTCAGTGTAAAGACCATTGATGGATCCTGGAAAAGGGTTGTTCTGGCCATATGGGGATTGACTGGAAGCGGAAAGTCGACTCATGGCTTCTATGTATGGACTGAGAGAAATGCTGAAGTCTACCAGAGGCTCTTCGGAATCAACCCACTTGAATATGTGAAGGAGCAGGAAATAAAGAACGATGATATCATAGCAATCTGTGAGGACAGGGTTTACGGCTCTGAGCTGGGAGCTTGGACGAAGACTGAAGATTTAACACCAGATCTGGAAGCTATGTGGAATGGGGCAATGAGCAGCAGAGCTCTTCATGAGAACACAGAGTTCGATGAGAGGGGATATCCAGGATTTGAGGGAAAGCTTTTCCAGTACTTCGGTTCTCCGAATAGGAATGCGAGGTCTGTGCTTTACCTAGAAGATACGGGCTACTTCAGAGGTAGTGTGGACAGCAGCGGAAGGCTCAATGCTGCTGTATTCCTAAGTCCGGGATACTTCACTGATTATGCATGGGTTAAGATAGTCGACCCAGCACTAGCAGCTAAGGTACTCGCCGATGGAAGGACTGTAGGCCACGCAGCGCAGGCCAGAGAGCTTGTTGGAAAAGTTAGGTTCGTTCCGAGGTACTCTGAGTTCACAATTGGTGTTAAGGATGACGTCCATGTTATCAGATTCTATGAATTCCTGAAAAAGTGGAGAGAGAAGGGACATGAGGTCAACATATATCAGTGGAACACAACAGGCAGAATAGTTGCTAAATACAGATGGGTTGAGAAGAAGCTTGGAGATAGAACAATAATGGCCCCAGAGCCAATCCTGCAGGAAGTGAATGGAATTCTGAAGCCCGTTGGAGGAGAGAGGCCCCTAATAGAGGAGACTGAGCTGTTCTTGCTACAAGCGGAAAGGGGGGCTGTGGAGTGGTCTCCGCATCCAGTTTGGGGCGAAAAGGTGCTGGTTCCAAAGAAGGTGGAGGGGATTAGTGAGGAGAGGTTGAAGCAGCTGAGTCCGCTCACATATATGAGCATGGAGGAGTTCAGGGCCCTGCTGAAAGCTCAGCTGGAGGAGAGTAAGTACAATTTAAGCAGATTGGGTCTGAAGCTTCCACCAGAGATAATGAACTCCATGGACTTCGAGTAGCAGCTATTCTCTCCTTTTTATTCCTTCCTCAGAGGCCTCTGAGACAATGTACATTGAGCTAATGCCCTTCTCCTCAAGCAGCTCGGTGAGGGCCTTTCCCACATTATTGGCAACTTTCTCGTTTGGAGAAACTGCGAAGACTGAGGGGCCTGCTCCAGAAATGTTGAAGCCAAGAGCTCCGTGCGAAAATGCTTCCTTCTTCAACAGGTCGTAGTAGGGAATTAGTTTTTTTCTGTGAGGTTCCGCTATGTGATCGGTTGAAACTGATTCACCGAACATTTTAAGATCCTTTAGAAAAAGTGATGCTGTTAGCTTCCCCACAGCGGAGCTCTGCCTTATGCTGCTCTCCAAGCTTATATCCTTTGGAAGGATCCCTCTTGCTGCCCTGGTCTTTCCCTCGACCTTTCCGAGACCAGTTGGGACAATTACTGTGAAGAAGGCATTTGCTGGAATTGGGAGCTTTATGAACTTTAGAGTTTCGTAGTCCGTGAGAACGACTCCTCCGAGATAGCTGGCAGAAACGTTATCATAGTGCAGCGAGCCAGCTGCCATCATTTCACCGCAGGCTGAAATTAGAATGGATTCCCTTTCTGAAAGAGGCAAACCAAAGAGGTGGGAAAAAGCTCCGACTGCTGCTACCGAGGATGCTGCAGAGCTTCCGAGCCCTCTTGAAATTGGAACTCCTTTCTCCAGCGTGATATGGAGATCGACCTTTCTTTCCATTCCACATGCTCGGAGCAGCTCTCTGATCAAGAGAAATGCTATGTTTTTTTCATTTCCACCGGGGATTTCCTCGCCTCTTGTCTCGAGCTCTATCGAACCGCTTCCCTCCTTTGCCTCCAATGTGAGTGCATCTCTAGGATGCCTCAGAGCTAAGCCAAAAATATCGAATCCTGGGCCCAAATTTGCTATAGAAGCTGGGCTCTCCACTGCAACGCGCTCTAGCCTGAGAGAGGCTCCTCTGCATTTTTCCTCGAATATTTTCAAGTGCTCGCAAAAGGGCTGAACTGCGCCCAATTTCTCTGCCTCCTAGCTGAGTTCCCCCCTTTTCAGGTACTCTGCATATAGCTCTGCCATGAGAACTCCAGTTCCTGCTGCTCCTCTAACTATGTTGTCTCCTAGAACAACATATCTAAGCAATCGGCCTTCTCCATCGAGCTTTATCCTTCCCACAGTAACTGCCATTCCTTTTCCATTTCCCCTGTCAAGCCTCGGCTGAGGCCTGTCATCCTCTTCTTTAACTATTATGGGCTCCTTTGGCGCTGTAGGAAGATGCAATCCAGATATCTTGTTCCAGGAAGTGCTTCTCAACGATCTGACTATCTCTTCCTTGCTCACGCCGCTTTGAGAGAGCTCAACGACAACGGATTCTGTGTGTCCATACAGGACTGGGACCCTTGTTGTGGTTGCATATATATTGAAATCAGCATGTGAAATTTCTCCATTCTCCAGCCTTCCAAGCATTTTTTTGGGCTCGCTCTCCACCTTCTCCTCCTCCCCCTGAATGAAGGGAATGAGATTATCGATAATTTGCATTGAGGGAACGCCGTGGATCCCTGCTCCGCTGAGAGCCTGCATAGTTGTTACGAAAACTTTTCTGATGCCGAAGGCATCATATATTGGTTTGAGGGAAAGAGTCAATATTGCTGAGGTGCAGTTCGGCACCTTCAGCACTTTTCCGCTTCCAAAGTTCTGCTTCCTGAGAAGCAATATGTGATCTGCATTAACTTCTGGGTTCAGAAGGGGGATGAGAGGATCCATTCTCCAGTTGCTTGCATTGGAGAAGACTATTTTCCCTCTATCAATCAGCCTTCTCTCTACTTCAATTGCTTCCTCTGCAGGTAAAGCTGTAAATGCAAAATCAAAGTCATTCCTTTCCAGAAGCTCCTTATTTGAGATGAGCCTGTTTTCCTCAACCTCGCTTGGAATAGGCTCGGGAAGAAGCCAATTCACAGCCTTGGAGTATGGCTTCCCAATGCTTCTCTCAGAAGCTGTGAGATAGACTGGCTCAAACATCCTGTGACCTGAGAGAAGAGAAATGAATTTCTGACCAACGAGACCTGTGGCTCCCAGAACAGCAACTCTGAACTTATCCATTTTCAGCACCCCAGATGAGATTTTCATGTATGAAATCGAGTAGTTCCAGAGCTGGGGATTTTTTGTCAAGAGATAGAAAAAGTAAATGAGGCCCCCTTATTTCGAATTTCGCCCCAAATTTTTCAGAATCCAAGTCATATGTTCTCAGCTTCCTCATGGCTAGAGCAGAGCTGTTCTTTCCTATGACCGCTATTCCGTATCTATCTGAGAGCTCCTTCATTGATATGACCTTAACTCCCTCGCTCGAGCATCCATTACCGCATATGTTTGTCCCCTCTCCAGAAATGGATCTCACAATAATTTTTCTCGGAAAGGAGAGGAGCTCTGCTGGCTCTAGGGTCTTTGGATGTAGGCGCTTTACTCCATAGAGAGAAGCCAGCTTCGCTTCCATCATCTCCAAGCTATCCACTTTTTTTGGTCTCCTCACGAGCTTTGGATCGCAGCTCATTATTCCACTAGTCTCCGTAATCAGCTGCACCTCCTCAATGGATAGAGCTCCAGCCACCGCTGTAGCAGTATAATCTGAACCTCCCCTTCCAAGAGTGGTAACTCTTCCATTTTCCAAGGAAGCTATAAATCCCTCTATTATTATTGGAGAGCTTTCCCTATTTACTGCCGAGATTTCCTCCCTCAGCCTGAAGGAGGTCTTCTCATAATCTATTGAGATATCACCATTGCTTTGTGAAGCAACAATGCTCTTTATGGCGCTTATATGTGCTGGTTTTTTTCCAATGACTCTGAAAGCACCAGCCATTAAAGCTGCACTCAGCCTCTCTCCAAAGGAAAGTATCAGCTCCCTGCAGAGCTGCCTCTCTAGACATTTATCGAAAATTGAAAACTGAAGATCATTCAGAAGCATTGATACTTCTTTTTCAGCTTCTGGATCCCCTATTTCTTCAGCAAATCTTAAGTGCAGATCTCTGATCTTATCTAACTTCTCCAGATTTCCAGCAGATATGTCAATTAGCTCATCCGTAATTCCTCTTGCTGCGCTCACAACCAGGAGAATTGTGTTTTTTTCTCTCAAAAATTCCTCCGAGATCCTCTCAGCTATCCTTATATATTCCCTCCCTGAAAAAAGGAGGGAGCCTCCAATCTTCACGACCTTCTCTATCTGTATCACATCTCACCTCCTGATTTCCTCAATGGCTTGGGATTCACCCTCTACTTGGATAATTGAGGGGGGGAACCTGGATAGCAGTGCGCTCCCTTCTTTGAGAGCGCTCCCAGTTCCTATTAGGACTGCACTTTCTCCCCTCTCCACTATTCTCTCCTCCAGGGCCTTGAGCAGACCGGCAAGGGTTGAGGCAGAGGCGCTCTCAACCCCTATGCCTCCCTCTCTAGCCAGCTGAAGCTGTGAATCCAATATTTCCCTGTCCTCAACATCTACAGCATTGCCTCCAGACTCCCTGACTGCAGCAAGCACTCTCTCCCAGTGTAGGGGGCTCCCAATCCTTATGGCTGAAGCTATTGTCTGTGGAGAGCTCACCTCACGGAATTTTCCTGTCCTCACTGCATTCACAATTGGTGATGCCCCCTCAGCCTGGACAATAAGAAGCTTTGGCAAGCTATCTATAATTCCCAGCTTCCTTAGCTCCTTCAAGCCCTTCCATATAGCATATGTGTTCCCTCCATTTCCAACAGGGATAACTATCCAATCTGGCACTCCTAATTCCTCGATAATTTCGAAGGCAATTGTTTTCTGCCCCTCTATTCTCCATGGATTCACTGAATTCATCAAATAGATCTCTTTGTCCTTTTCCGAGATCTCCAGAGCTTTCTTCATAGCGGCATCAAAGTTTCCAGCTATTTCTAGAATTCTTGCTCCATATAGAGCTAGCTGGGAAATCTTCCCCTCTGCTATACCATTCTTTGGGACCATCACTATTGGCTCCATCCCGGCCCTTCTGGCATACGCAGACATGCTTGCAGCAGTATTACCGGTAGAAGCAGATATTACTCTTTTGGAGCCAAGGGCCCCTGCAATAGTGATAGCAACGGTCATGCCTCTGTCCTTGAAGCTTCCTGTAGGATTGGATCCCTCGAACTTCATCCATATTCCAGCCATGCCAAGCCTCTTTTCAATGGACTTCAGTCTGATCAGCGGTGTGCCTCCTTCCATCATTGATACTATCCTAATGCCCCTTGGAACTGGAATAAAATCTCTATATCTCCACACTCCTCTTCTTCTTGTGCGGTGACTGGGGAATGAGTTCCTGAGGGGAGAATGCTCGAGGTGGAGGAGGCCGCCGCATTCGCACAGATATCTCTTTTCAAAAATTGAATATCTTCTACTGCACCTATCACACACTAAAGCGTTTGGCTCAAATCGCCCACCTGCTTGAGAAAGTTATTACTGTAAAAAGCACTTTTAAGTGGTTCCCCTACTTTTTTCCTATTAATAGGAAAAACAGCATTTTTTATAATTTATAATCTTCACTCCTTGCTCCTCCAAAGCAGGTGATGATTGAGGGCCAGGGATGCTAGAAGCGCAGATCCCATATAGAGCACTTCCTCGTCGACATCAAAGCTTGGGCTATGATGCGGCACATTTGTC of Fervidicoccaceae archaeon contains these proteins:
- the asd gene encoding aspartate-semialdehyde dehydrogenase; protein product: MDKFRVAVLGATGLVGQKFISLLSGHRMFEPVYLTASERSIGKPYSKAVNWLLPEPIPSEVEENRLISNKELLERNDFDFAFTALPAEEAIEVERRLIDRGKIVFSNASNWRMDPLIPLLNPEVNADHILLLRKQNFGSGKVLKVPNCTSAILTLSLKPIYDAFGIRKVFVTTMQALSGAGIHGVPSMQIIDNLIPFIQGEEEKVESEPKKMLGRLENGEISHADFNIYATTTRVPVLYGHTESVVVELSQSGVSKEEIVRSLRSTSWNKISGLHLPTAPKEPIIVKEEDDRPQPRLDRGNGKGMAVTVGRIKLDGEGRLLRYVVLGDNIVRGAAGTGVLMAELYAEYLKRGELS
- the thrC gene encoding threonine synthase: MWRYRDFIPVPRGIRIVSMMEGGTPLIRLKSIEKRLGMAGIWMKFEGSNPTGSFKDRGMTVAITIAGALGSKRVISASTGNTAASMSAYARRAGMEPIVMVPKNGIAEGKISQLALYGARILEIAGNFDAAMKKALEISEKDKEIYLMNSVNPWRIEGQKTIAFEIIEELGVPDWIVIPVGNGGNTYAIWKGLKELRKLGIIDSLPKLLIVQAEGASPIVNAVRTGKFREVSSPQTIASAIRIGSPLHWERVLAAVRESGGNAVDVEDREILDSQLQLAREGGIGVESASASTLAGLLKALEERIVERGESAVLIGTGSALKEGSALLSRFPPSIIQVEGESQAIEEIRR